The following nucleotide sequence is from Bactrocera oleae isolate idBacOlea1 chromosome 2, idBacOlea1, whole genome shotgun sequence.
TGAAAATAAGTcaaatcgggtgataaccctCTCTGCTCAAACAACGATTTCTTTGAAAATACTAACTCACTAAAGAAATATTTCAGAAGAATTAAATTTCTCATTTTCTATGGTACATGAACAGATGAGCCTGCAGTGCCCCGTTGTAGAATGAGACTAATAGACGGAACTTGTCTTTGGAAAGGTTTATCATGTTTTTAAACCATATTAGGTTGTAAACCTCCATTAGCAGCTTTGCTTGCTGCCAATAAAACAACATTGTCGGCTAACCCTTTATGCCCCAGCACCCAAATGTATATTGGTCAATCAGTgtggtatcttaatgaaactcagagagcatctttatCTTATAATGGTATGTCGTAATGCCAaaactggataaaatcgggtaaatatGTTCGATTGCCGTATATATCGGTAAggtatatgtaagatatcttagcaaaattaagtgaacgttcAATACTTTATGGATCAGAGTTTATTGCCAAAAAGTACAATATTAAATTGGTTTACGAATAACCCCACAAACCATgtgttatatggtatataatgattttcgttattctaacagaGTCTGTACCGAATGTagcggtcaatgtgtgagttatgcATATAAAATTGAGTCGAAATATGTTGTCGAATATACTTAAGGAATACCAAAAGGCAATGCAATCAGCTAGCCCCAATATACACCATATAGTGATTTCCATCCATTTTGACTTTCCATCTGACAAGCGTTTCAGTTGGTCAATATCTCATTTCAATTAATTAGcttgattttatataatataaatatttcgaaaaagcaaaacctagtaatgaaataaaatgcgtctataattaataatataagttaatactTGTAgggtaccaaatttgattgtaattcattctaaTTCCTCAAATAATTCATGATGAATTTtaacgcaacatttttatactctcgccacaacaaaactattatactctgtgtagtataaaagttttgttcacctaaaactattcgagatagatatggaattatgtatatacaaatgaacaGGGTGATGAAACGAGTTGAACTctaagtgactgtctgtctgtccgttcgtgcaagctgtaacataAGTAAAAATTCAGTTATCGTAATAAAACGCGTACAACGTGTTCTTTGGCAAAAAAttgaggacgagttcgtaaatgggcctaatcggaccactgccacacccacaaaacgttATTCATCGTGAACTAATAAATAGACATAAcaaagctccacaataagatacaagactgttatttggtatacaggatcatcttagggaggggcatctacagtttaaatatattttaaaaagtgggcgtgatcccgccctctaataggttcaatatgcatatctcctaaaccactaaattCATactaaccaaattcactcaggaCAAATCTTTTTAGCATCTCTACCGACGATATGAAAACGGCTGAAActtgcccactccccatataacggttttgattaaaagttcTAAAACTGCGATAACTTATTcaataaacaagtcagagactttgaattttacacataaaatggtacaattaagctttataggagctattacaaaaattggaaaatgggcgtagcaccgccaacatttaaatgaaaacccatatctcgagtTCTGCTTGACCAAATCTCATACataatattatcctgacatGCCTATGTTACAAagcaaaaatgggtgaaatcggattacaaccacgcctacttgccatataacacaaacataaattccatctgatttcttGACTTTCcattatacaaatcaagcactaatgaatATGGTATATTGAACTAAGATCTTGCGAAAAAAGTAAATTCAagagatatataatttacattcgTAGAGAACTCTTTCctgatatatatgtttttatttatatatgtgtttataaaattgcttgaaaataagctttcaagtatacctgagcaatgtcaaaaattaatgcaatcagcccttcaaTTTCTATGCCCTTAATGATTTTAGTTTAGTCTTCGCTgtcgggaagtaaaatataataataaaaccaaGGGAGTCTATCACCTTCAATATTAATGAATAAGATACCTAACTTGatccattcaccatttcgtcgaataatgaagttgaaaattttcgctacatttcttaatataaaattttgccaacacctgaaggtgttTTCCCGACTTTgacccttgcaagttgcaagagtatgaaatgttcggttacaatcGAGCTTAGCCCTCCCTTTCCTTTTTTCAAATTAACTGTATGCACAAATGTGATCTAAAACAACTCTTAATTTAgccaaatacaattttttagtcAAATTTTGAAACTGGATTTTAAAAaagatacaagtatatataagataaattaaatttataattagaaGCGTTTGCAAGCCATTGACACACTGCTTCtacagcatacatacatacatacattacataaattgatttgtttttatatatgagcatCTTTGTTGTACACATTATTGTACaggctttaaataaatatttgcacaaaagtGTCTAAATATTGCAATATGCATATAGGGATTACTaccataaatgtgtatgtatgtatgtatttacatatcgACTCGATTAttggttttatataaatacacatacatataccattcATACGTAAATGGTACATAAATGCACATATACATGTGctactttttatatatgaagaaagtataaaatttatgatcttgtaacaaatatatttctcaaacaaacaaacatacatacattatgttAGCACGTTCCTGATTGCGCGAATAAAAACTGCAATAACCCCTGTAGGCCTTTATGTACTTGAGATCAAATTGTCATCGCAGATATTATCATGTTGACAAGTTTCTTCGTTAATTCATTAACATGCACAACTCCTTGTTCTATTAAGTGAGAGAGCCCCTGATCTGCtgaacttgtttttgtttaattaaaacgaATCGCAGTTTCAAAATCAAAACGAAATgcatataaaagttaaatactACAACGCATTGTAAATTCATTAACTGAACAAGTCACAAGTCACCAGATTTCCGTAACGTAATTGTCTTCAAACGAAAATAATTCGGCAGTAAAGTAGAGACAAGCAGGATGTCACGAATTAGCTGGGCACCGTTATTTGCATGTGTTGTACTTTGCATGCAATCAGCAATGGCGCAAAGAGGTgggctttttttttaattttttaagtccTTAAAACACTTCAATTTCTCCAACAGCAGTTGGCTTTGAGCGCTGTCGCTTCGGTGATTCGGTGTGCAACACAAAGATTACCAACGAACTGCTACAAAAGTACGCCGAAACTGGTGTGCGTATACTGCATATCCCGCCCTTCGATCCATTGCATATTAAGTCGCTTATATTGCCGCCAAATCCAAATGGTCTCATAAATGTACGCTTGTCCTTCACAGATGTTGACATACATGGTTTGAAGAATGCACAAAACATCAAAATCGAGTAAGTGCTAAGCAAGAAATATCAAGTGTCAGCGCATGTTTTGACTGCCTGCAGCAATGCCTGGACTAAGCAAAACGCACAGCATACACTTGtcacctaaaaaaaaaaaacatattttattcaaattactatgtacaatatttaaataaactacCGCTTTACTTACCGCAGCGGCTTTACACGCGATGTCACCAGTCCGTTATCACTGTCATGCACCGTCCCGAAAGCAAGGTTTAGCGGTGCCTATGAAGGCGAAGGCAAAATTCTTGGCGTGAATTTCAAAGGCAAAGGCAATTGTGTAATAGAGCTATGTATgtagaaaaatttaagaaaaaaaattatttgtaattatatgtatatatatgtatgtataatttttgcttaaaattccAGCTGATATAAACCTAACTTGCAAAATAGACGCCAAATTGGTGCAGAAGGGCGGCAAGAATTACttagtaattaaaaatgtatcatTGGTTATGTCGAAACCGAAAAATGTACATTACCAATTGGACGGACTCTACAATGGCAACCCGGAATTGAGCGCAACGGCGAACGATTTCCTCAATGCCAATGCGGATGAAATTTTCGAAGGAATGCGTTTGAATTTACAAGAGACTTTTGCATTGATAGTACATAATTACATGGAAAAAGTGTTTAATGAATGGGCATACGATGATCTTTTCTTGCCCGAGTGAAGtagtattataataattatgaagtgattaatatttttatgcatgTAAATACAACAGCAATAAAGCAGAAAATGAATAGACAAAATAATGTTtgcttaatttcatttatttcataacagatttcaagatttttttacaattaattaaaataacaacgAAGAAGAAAGTAGAAATTCATTTGATTttaggtataaaaataattaatcaatCAAAACTGGTTATACAGATAACGcgctataataaatttaaaattagaagCACAAAAAGTTCACATTTCtggtttgctttaaaatatgatCAGTTAGTAACtctgtatgcatatgtaaatgtatgtgtgcaaaaattttcgataattacaatataatacaatatatttatatggataaaatgagaaaataataattttcttcgaGCTAGTAAGAAAAACgtttgaaaaacatttatagAACATGAAGGCTAAGGTAATTTGAACTGGaatcacaaacaaatattcaatttGGCTAATTGCCATACTAATGTAATAATTCATATATGTttgactttaaataaaaaaaatgtatatacaaatatttataaatacaatttctaacgcatttcttatataaatatttatattgtgcacaaattgtgtgatattttattaaacatttagttttaaaaacgtTTCTTAAAAAAATGCGCTCTCTAATactattaaaacttaaaaaaaaaaaataatataatataattacatttatatacaatcagacttataatatatgtacatatgtaaaatttcatgttaattaagtaataaaatttaataatataaaaatgtgaataaaattaataagattGTTTTAATATGACAAAttgacaaacatttttatttttattaatcaccCAAAGAAAGCTGGTTTTTGTCTTCAAatctttcaatttaaaaatatgtaaaactaaAGTTGTACTGAtttcatattttctatatacaatCAACAAATGAACAATGTTAGTGTTTTTTGTTCATctcaataaaagtatttatgattaaactaaaataattggggctaaaattacaaacaaaaaaaaattattttatttctaatttattattcacctaaattatagtatttatgtctaaattaaaaataattaggggtaaaattacaaaaaaaaaaattattatatttatatacaatcagactattaatatataactaattatgtatgcatatgttaatacataaatccatataaactgattttgaatgaaaatgttaaaaaaatatataagcacattaagttaaaattaggcaaattatatgcaattttaagcaaaagagttaaagaaactaattaataattaaaaataatattgggtTAAAGAACAGTTACAgtttactaattttatttttataataattaattttattatatataattttagtaatattattGGAAAAAGTTTTATAAGATATCAGACTAtgtaatatataacaaaaatctaataaattgtcatattttaagtaaatatctatttcaaatattatataaagtcaattaaataaagt
It contains:
- the LOC106617061 gene encoding protein takeout isoform X1, which gives rise to MSRISWAPLFACVVLCMQSAMAQRAVGFERCRFGDSVCNTKITNELLQKYAETGVRILHIPPFDPLHIKSLILPPNPNGLINVRLSFTDVDIHGLKNAQNIKIDGFTRDVTSPLSLSCTVPKARFSGAYEGEGKILGVNFKGKGNCVIELSDINLTCKIDAKLVQKGGKNYLVIKNVSLVMSKPKNVHYQLDGLYNGNPELSATANDFLNANADEIFEGMRLNLQETFALIVHNYMEKVFNEWAYDDLFLPE
- the LOC106617061 gene encoding protein takeout isoform X2, producing MSRISWAPLFACVVLCMQSAMAQRVGFERCRFGDSVCNTKITNELLQKYAETGVRILHIPPFDPLHIKSLILPPNPNGLINVRLSFTDVDIHGLKNAQNIKIDGFTRDVTSPLSLSCTVPKARFSGAYEGEGKILGVNFKGKGNCVIELSDINLTCKIDAKLVQKGGKNYLVIKNVSLVMSKPKNVHYQLDGLYNGNPELSATANDFLNANADEIFEGMRLNLQETFALIVHNYMEKVFNEWAYDDLFLPE